From Numida meleagris isolate 19003 breed g44 Domestic line chromosome 4, NumMel1.0, whole genome shotgun sequence, the proteins below share one genomic window:
- the LOC110397410 gene encoding caspase recruitment domain-containing protein 8-like isoform X1 has protein sequence MERWRRIARSSHAFLVLSSSGIESLSADEHELETSCEESTGRGEELPAGEGSPSSGSGSSSSGSSSSSSSSSENDSDTEESDARQSDEEQEKKESQPVCSESDGADCLPHCEHCRKENAQREQVTPRKLSGGQYLMKLDMEGTYECSVTGLIFEVTKAVTINYSLLSWSKYAGLVEPPWVVGGPLFDVRCEAPSALTSIAFPHSLCLGDGGSHPAFKVLHVKGADAAIEPSMDFSASHVRWLVSSLSPVGPLIRSEEPLLYHGAVILYKAVDGDPSLLFRVYVATNNDSFIKDISRAVKHSKKKFIKIDKPPGCLKLLQNGKRYRLICEPEAEITPEEIEFVDGSLLKLKSYIEVYFEKPDDFTLSLIELDSEAVVWKAKLRERDWIHYDQNKNEQTRIPGSIKRRKSTNSFSEEEKHCSKKQRSNNYTDGIKTRSLLTDQQLMVIAKLFGVEWKEIAIECLQMEMKDIQQIQANEEEVNIQKFLMLSKWREREQSNGTAQALCNRLREKVSYEIVQALEGFLAE, from the exons ATGGAAAGGTGGCGAAGGATTGCCAGGTCTTCTCatgcatttcttgttttgtcttcCAGCGGAATCGAATCCCTTTCAGCAGATGAACACG AATTGGAGACCTCCTGTGAGGAGAGCACGGGCCGTGGGGAGGAGCTCCCAGCag GagagggcagccccagcagcggctctggcagctccagcagcggctccagcagcagctccagcagcagctcagaaaatGACTCAG atACAGAGGAGTCGGACGCAAGGCAGTCGG atgaagaacaagaaaagaaagaatcgCAGCCAGTTTGCAGTGAATCAGATG GAGCGGACTGTCTGCCCCACtgtgagcactgcagaaaagaaaat GCCCAGAGGGAGCAAGTGACCCCAAGGAAGCTTTCTGGAGGACaatattt GATGAAGCTAGACATGGAAGGCACGTACGAGTGCAGTGTCACCGGGCTGATTTTTGAGGTGACCAAGGCGGTCACCATCAACTACTCCCTGCTGTCCTGGAGCAAGTACGCCGGGCTGGTAGAGCCACCATGGGTGGTGGGAGGCCCGCTCTTCGACGTGCGCTGCGAGGCGCCCTCCGCCCTCACCTCCATCGCCTTCCCGCACTCCCTCTGCCTTGGCG ATGGTGGCTCCCATCCGGCCTTCAAGGTGCTGCACGTCAAGGGCGCGGATGCGGCCATCGAGCCGTCCATGGACTTCTCGGCCTCGCACGTGCGGTGGCTGGTCAGCTCGCTGTCGCCCGTCGGGCCGCTCATCCGTAGCGAGGAGCCGCTGCTCTACCACGGAGCCGTCATCCTCTACAAGGCCGTCGACGGAGACCCCTCCTTGCTGTTCCGGGTCTACGTGGCGACGAACAACGACTCCTTCATCAAG gaTATATCAAGAGCAGTAAAACAttccaaaaagaaattcattaaaattgaCAAGCCCCCTGGGTGCCTGAAATTGCTACAGAATGGAAAGAGATATAGATTAATTTGTGAACCAGAAGCTGAAATAACTCCAGAG GAAATTGAATTTGTCGATGGATCTCTTTTGAAGCTAAAAAGTTACATTGAAGTCTATTTTGAGAAACCTGATGACTTCACCTTATCTTTGATTGAGCTGGACTCTGAAGCAGTTGTATGGAAAGCAAAACTAAGAGAAA gAGACTGGATACATTATGATCAGAacaaaaatgagcaaacaaGAATTCCAGGCA GTATCAAGAGACGGAAATCAACcaacagcttttctgaagaagagaaacactGTAGCAAAAAGCAAAGGTCTAACAATTATACAG ACGGAATTAAAACCAGGAGCTTGCTAACTGATCAACAGCTGATGGTAATTGCAAAGTTGTTTGGTGTAGAGTGGAAGGAAATCGCCATTGAATGTCTTCAGATGGAAATGAAAGACATTCAGCAGATTCAAGCAAACGAAGAGGAAGTCAATATCCAGAAATTTCTGATGTTAAGCaagtggagagaaagagagcaaaGCAACGGAACTGCACAAGCCTTGTGCAACAGGCTCCGTGAAAAAGTGTCGTATGAAATAGTACAGGCACTAGAAG GCTTTTTGGCTGAGTGA
- the LOC110397410 gene encoding NACHT, LRR and PYD domains-containing protein 1b allele 2-like isoform X3, producing the protein MNTNWRPPVRRARAVGRSSQQERAAPAAALAAPAAAPAAAPAAAQKMTQIQRSRTQGSRAQREQVTPRKLSGGQYLMKLDMEGTYECSVTGLIFEVTKAVTINYSLLSWSKYAGLVEPPWVVGGPLFDVRCEAPSALTSIAFPHSLCLGDGGSHPAFKVLHVKGADAAIEPSMDFSASHVRWLVSSLSPVGPLIRSEEPLLYHGAVILYKAVDGDPSLLFRVYVATNNDSFIKDISRAVKHSKKKFIKIDKPPGCLKLLQNGKRYRLICEPEAEITPEEIEFVDGSLLKLKSYIEVYFEKPDDFTLSLIELDSEAVVWKAKLRERDWIHYDQNKNEQTRIPGSIKRRKSTNSFSEEEKHCSKKQRSNNYTDGIKTRSLLTDQQLMVIAKLFGVEWKEIAIECLQMEMKDIQQIQANEEEVNIQKFLMLSKWREREQSNGTAQALCNRLREKVSYEIVQALEGFLAE; encoded by the exons ATGAACACG AATTGGAGACCTCCTGTGAGGAGAGCACGGGCCGTGGGGAGGAGCTCCCAGCag GagagggcagccccagcagcggctctggcagctccagcagcggctccagcagcagctccagcagcagctcagaaaatGACTCAG atACAGAGGAGTCGGACGCAAGGCAGTCGG GCCCAGAGGGAGCAAGTGACCCCAAGGAAGCTTTCTGGAGGACaatattt GATGAAGCTAGACATGGAAGGCACGTACGAGTGCAGTGTCACCGGGCTGATTTTTGAGGTGACCAAGGCGGTCACCATCAACTACTCCCTGCTGTCCTGGAGCAAGTACGCCGGGCTGGTAGAGCCACCATGGGTGGTGGGAGGCCCGCTCTTCGACGTGCGCTGCGAGGCGCCCTCCGCCCTCACCTCCATCGCCTTCCCGCACTCCCTCTGCCTTGGCG ATGGTGGCTCCCATCCGGCCTTCAAGGTGCTGCACGTCAAGGGCGCGGATGCGGCCATCGAGCCGTCCATGGACTTCTCGGCCTCGCACGTGCGGTGGCTGGTCAGCTCGCTGTCGCCCGTCGGGCCGCTCATCCGTAGCGAGGAGCCGCTGCTCTACCACGGAGCCGTCATCCTCTACAAGGCCGTCGACGGAGACCCCTCCTTGCTGTTCCGGGTCTACGTGGCGACGAACAACGACTCCTTCATCAAG gaTATATCAAGAGCAGTAAAACAttccaaaaagaaattcattaaaattgaCAAGCCCCCTGGGTGCCTGAAATTGCTACAGAATGGAAAGAGATATAGATTAATTTGTGAACCAGAAGCTGAAATAACTCCAGAG GAAATTGAATTTGTCGATGGATCTCTTTTGAAGCTAAAAAGTTACATTGAAGTCTATTTTGAGAAACCTGATGACTTCACCTTATCTTTGATTGAGCTGGACTCTGAAGCAGTTGTATGGAAAGCAAAACTAAGAGAAA gAGACTGGATACATTATGATCAGAacaaaaatgagcaaacaaGAATTCCAGGCA GTATCAAGAGACGGAAATCAACcaacagcttttctgaagaagagaaacactGTAGCAAAAAGCAAAGGTCTAACAATTATACAG ACGGAATTAAAACCAGGAGCTTGCTAACTGATCAACAGCTGATGGTAATTGCAAAGTTGTTTGGTGTAGAGTGGAAGGAAATCGCCATTGAATGTCTTCAGATGGAAATGAAAGACATTCAGCAGATTCAAGCAAACGAAGAGGAAGTCAATATCCAGAAATTTCTGATGTTAAGCaagtggagagaaagagagcaaaGCAACGGAACTGCACAAGCCTTGTGCAACAGGCTCCGTGAAAAAGTGTCGTATGAAATAGTACAGGCACTAGAAG GCTTTTTGGCTGAGTGA
- the IL12A gene encoding interleukin-12 subunit alpha, with amino-acid sequence MAERGTGSRAAWLGAGRWALLAALCLLLPPAWALPPPARSLTEGLSRSRALLAAASDALLQVQKQGTLGFECTLEEVDLEDVTSSRINTIKSCTSEDPGPGNCPVLESSTLDMSKCLRGIYEDLKTYKAELGSFKDRRVLTSIDEMMQALQPHSPASTQPLPSTPLGSFQARMRLCGALHAFCLRAATISRMLGYMSALAAET; translated from the exons ATGGCAGAGCGCGGCACCGGGAGCAGAGCAGCGTGGCTGGGGGCCGGGCGCTGGGCGCTGCTGGCCGcgctctgcctcctgctgccacccGCATGGGCACTGCCACCGCCCGCCCGCAGCCTGACCGAGGGACTCAGCCGCTCCCGGgcgctgctggctgctgccagcgaCGCGCTCCTGCAGGTGCAG AAACAGGGCACGCTGGGATTTGAATGCACCCTTGAAGAGGTCGACCTCGAAGATGTCACAAGCAGTCGAATCAACACAATAAAATCCTGCACATCTGAGGATCCAGGG CCTGGAAACTGTCCAGTACTGGAAAGTTCTACTTTAGATATG AGCAAATGCCTGCGGGGGATCTACGAGGACCTAAAAACCTacaaggcagagctggggagctTCAAGGACCGGAGGGTGCTGACATCCATTGACGAAATGATGCAG gccctgcagccccacagcccggCCTCGACGCAGCCCTTGCCCAGCACCCCGCTCGGCTCCTTCCAGGCCCGCATGCGGCTCTGCGGGGCCCTGCACGCCTTCTGCCTGCGCGCCGCCACCATCAGCAGGATGCTGGGCTACATGAGCGCCCTCGCCGCAGAGACATAA
- the LOC110397410 gene encoding caspase recruitment domain-containing protein 8-like isoform X2 has product MAERGNGALQGHPERSSAGIESLSADEHELETSCEESTGRGEELPAGEGSPSSGSGSSSSGSSSSSSSSSENDSDTEESDARQSDEEQEKKESQPVCSESDGADCLPHCEHCRKENAQREQVTPRKLSGGQYLMKLDMEGTYECSVTGLIFEVTKAVTINYSLLSWSKYAGLVEPPWVVGGPLFDVRCEAPSALTSIAFPHSLCLGDGGSHPAFKVLHVKGADAAIEPSMDFSASHVRWLVSSLSPVGPLIRSEEPLLYHGAVILYKAVDGDPSLLFRVYVATNNDSFIKDISRAVKHSKKKFIKIDKPPGCLKLLQNGKRYRLICEPEAEITPEEIEFVDGSLLKLKSYIEVYFEKPDDFTLSLIELDSEAVVWKAKLRERDWIHYDQNKNEQTRIPGSIKRRKSTNSFSEEEKHCSKKQRSNNYTDGIKTRSLLTDQQLMVIAKLFGVEWKEIAIECLQMEMKDIQQIQANEEEVNIQKFLMLSKWREREQSNGTAQALCNRLREKVSYEIVQALEGFLAE; this is encoded by the exons ATGGCAGAACGTGGGAACGGAGCACTTCAAGGGCACCCGGAACGTTCTTCAGC CGGAATCGAATCCCTTTCAGCAGATGAACACG AATTGGAGACCTCCTGTGAGGAGAGCACGGGCCGTGGGGAGGAGCTCCCAGCag GagagggcagccccagcagcggctctggcagctccagcagcggctccagcagcagctccagcagcagctcagaaaatGACTCAG atACAGAGGAGTCGGACGCAAGGCAGTCGG atgaagaacaagaaaagaaagaatcgCAGCCAGTTTGCAGTGAATCAGATG GAGCGGACTGTCTGCCCCACtgtgagcactgcagaaaagaaaat GCCCAGAGGGAGCAAGTGACCCCAAGGAAGCTTTCTGGAGGACaatattt GATGAAGCTAGACATGGAAGGCACGTACGAGTGCAGTGTCACCGGGCTGATTTTTGAGGTGACCAAGGCGGTCACCATCAACTACTCCCTGCTGTCCTGGAGCAAGTACGCCGGGCTGGTAGAGCCACCATGGGTGGTGGGAGGCCCGCTCTTCGACGTGCGCTGCGAGGCGCCCTCCGCCCTCACCTCCATCGCCTTCCCGCACTCCCTCTGCCTTGGCG ATGGTGGCTCCCATCCGGCCTTCAAGGTGCTGCACGTCAAGGGCGCGGATGCGGCCATCGAGCCGTCCATGGACTTCTCGGCCTCGCACGTGCGGTGGCTGGTCAGCTCGCTGTCGCCCGTCGGGCCGCTCATCCGTAGCGAGGAGCCGCTGCTCTACCACGGAGCCGTCATCCTCTACAAGGCCGTCGACGGAGACCCCTCCTTGCTGTTCCGGGTCTACGTGGCGACGAACAACGACTCCTTCATCAAG gaTATATCAAGAGCAGTAAAACAttccaaaaagaaattcattaaaattgaCAAGCCCCCTGGGTGCCTGAAATTGCTACAGAATGGAAAGAGATATAGATTAATTTGTGAACCAGAAGCTGAAATAACTCCAGAG GAAATTGAATTTGTCGATGGATCTCTTTTGAAGCTAAAAAGTTACATTGAAGTCTATTTTGAGAAACCTGATGACTTCACCTTATCTTTGATTGAGCTGGACTCTGAAGCAGTTGTATGGAAAGCAAAACTAAGAGAAA gAGACTGGATACATTATGATCAGAacaaaaatgagcaaacaaGAATTCCAGGCA GTATCAAGAGACGGAAATCAACcaacagcttttctgaagaagagaaacactGTAGCAAAAAGCAAAGGTCTAACAATTATACAG ACGGAATTAAAACCAGGAGCTTGCTAACTGATCAACAGCTGATGGTAATTGCAAAGTTGTTTGGTGTAGAGTGGAAGGAAATCGCCATTGAATGTCTTCAGATGGAAATGAAAGACATTCAGCAGATTCAAGCAAACGAAGAGGAAGTCAATATCCAGAAATTTCTGATGTTAAGCaagtggagagaaagagagcaaaGCAACGGAACTGCACAAGCCTTGTGCAACAGGCTCCGTGAAAAAGTGTCGTATGAAATAGTACAGGCACTAGAAG GCTTTTTGGCTGAGTGA